A stretch of Faecalibacterium duncaniae DNA encodes these proteins:
- a CDS encoding sensor histidine kinase — MKFQNLSVKRLFGRVAMGLVLSMSGITIALFFVTKQTAVLLTGGTLLLCALVGIFVLTQVFGKRLSQFTADLCQTLDHMIAGNEAPQRPEDSETQLARIGHRLARLYQIMQENRRRVDEERQELQTLVSDISHQVKTPVSNLKMATDTLLEKPMTEAERTDFIRGIRSQTDKLDFLFQALVKTSRLETGVIQLDKKSGRLFDTVAQAMSGIVYAAEKKEIAVSVDCPEDLTVSHDSKWTSEALFNLLDNAVKYTPAGGKIAVSVVLWEMYVEIKVTDTGKGISESNQAAIFRRFYREEEVHEQQGVGIGLYLAREIVTRQGGYIKVVSEPGKGSEFSIMLPTK, encoded by the coding sequence ATGAAGTTTCAAAACCTATCAGTAAAGCGGCTGTTTGGCCGGGTGGCAATGGGGCTTGTCCTCTCCATGTCCGGGATCACCATAGCCCTGTTTTTTGTGACAAAACAGACGGCGGTGCTGCTGACAGGCGGGACGCTGCTGCTGTGCGCCCTTGTGGGGATTTTTGTACTGACGCAGGTTTTTGGAAAGAGGCTGTCGCAGTTTACCGCTGACCTGTGCCAGACTTTAGACCACATGATCGCCGGGAATGAAGCGCCCCAGCGGCCAGAGGACAGCGAAACCCAACTTGCCAGAATTGGACACCGGCTGGCAAGGCTTTACCAGATCATGCAGGAGAACCGCCGCCGGGTGGACGAGGAACGGCAGGAGTTGCAGACCCTTGTATCGGATATTTCCCATCAAGTGAAAACGCCGGTAAGCAATCTGAAAATGGCGACGGACACCCTGCTGGAAAAGCCTATGACCGAGGCGGAGCGCACCGACTTTATCCGGGGAATCCGCAGCCAGACGGATAAACTGGACTTTCTCTTTCAGGCCCTTGTGAAAACCTCCCGGCTGGAAACAGGCGTGATCCAGTTGGATAAGAAATCGGGCCGCCTCTTTGATACTGTGGCGCAGGCCATGAGTGGGATCGTGTATGCAGCGGAGAAAAAGGAAATCGCCGTGTCTGTGGACTGCCCGGAGGATTTGACCGTTTCCCATGACAGCAAGTGGACATCCGAAGCCCTCTTTAACCTGCTGGACAATGCGGTGAAGTACACCCCGGCAGGCGGGAAAATCGCTGTGTCGGTGGTGCTGTGGGAAATGTATGTGGAGATCAAAGTGACCGACACTGGCAAAGGAATTTCTGAAAGCAATCAGGCCGCTATCTTCCGGCGCTTCTATCGTGAGGAAGAAGTACACGAACAGCAGGGCGTGGGCATTGGCCTGTATCTGGCCCGCGAGATCGTAACGCGACAGGGCGGCTATATCAAAGTGGTTTCGGAGCCGGGCAAGGGTTCGGAATTTTCCATTATGCTGCCGACTAAATAA
- a CDS encoding recombinase family protein, producing MNNRIDAIYARQSVDKKDSISIESQIEFCKYELKGGNCKEYTDKGYSGKNTDRPKFQELVRDIKRGLIAKVIVYKLDRISRSILDFANMMELFQQHDVEFVSSTEKFDTSTPMGRAMLNICIVFAQLERETIQKRVADAYYSRSLKGFRMGGKAPYGFHTEPIKIDGINTKKLVANPEEAEQVKLMFEMYAEPGTSYGDIVRHFAEHGIKDFSRPALASLLCNPIYVKADLDIYEFFKSQGTVIINDAADFTGTNGCYFYRGRGMKGDTKHNLQGHTLVMAPSEGLVSSELWLKCRKKILANTSYQAGRKAVNTWLAGKIKCGRCQKALKAEGSYGRWYFRCSKRSDNKSCEGAGTLRIPDTEAVIYAAMVKKLKPFQTIKGRKNAMKSNPKLTALQVELAQIQHEIETLIDTLTGANPVLLSYVNSKIEELDGRKQELVKKIAELSVDTISPEQVKEISGYLDTWEEVDFDDKRRVVDLMISAIYATSESINIVWKI from the coding sequence ATGAATAACAGGATAGACGCGATCTATGCAAGGCAATCGGTAGACAAAAAGGACAGCATTTCCATTGAAAGCCAGATTGAGTTTTGCAAATACGAATTGAAAGGCGGGAACTGCAAGGAATACACAGACAAAGGGTACAGCGGCAAGAACACAGACCGCCCAAAGTTTCAGGAACTGGTGCGGGATATTAAGCGGGGCTTGATTGCAAAGGTCATTGTTTACAAACTTGACCGTATCAGCCGTTCCATTCTGGATTTTGCAAACATGATGGAACTGTTCCAGCAGCACGATGTGGAGTTTGTGTCCTCGACGGAGAAGTTTGATACCTCCACCCCGATGGGGCGGGCCATGCTGAATATCTGTATTGTGTTCGCCCAGCTTGAGCGGGAAACGATACAGAAGCGGGTGGCCGATGCCTACTACTCACGAAGCCTAAAGGGGTTCCGCATGGGCGGCAAAGCTCCCTATGGGTTTCACACGGAGCCAATCAAGATAGATGGTATCAATACAAAGAAGTTAGTGGCAAATCCCGAAGAAGCGGAACAGGTCAAATTGATGTTTGAGATGTACGCCGAACCGGGAACTTCCTACGGCGATATTGTCCGGCATTTTGCGGAGCATGGTATTAAAGATTTTTCCCGTCCGGCACTCGCAAGCCTTTTGTGCAATCCCATTTATGTCAAGGCTGACCTTGATATTTATGAGTTTTTCAAAAGTCAGGGGACGGTCATCATCAATGACGCCGCTGACTTTACGGGCACAAATGGGTGCTACTTCTATCGTGGCCGGGGAATGAAAGGCGACACCAAACACAATCTGCAAGGGCATACGCTGGTTATGGCTCCCAGCGAGGGCTTGGTTTCTTCTGAACTGTGGCTGAAATGCCGAAAGAAGATTTTAGCCAACACCAGTTATCAGGCGGGACGAAAAGCGGTCAATACTTGGTTAGCTGGGAAAATCAAATGTGGCAGGTGCCAGAAAGCGTTAAAAGCCGAGGGCAGTTATGGGCGGTGGTACTTCCGTTGCAGTAAGCGTTCCGATAACAAAAGCTGTGAGGGTGCGGGGACGCTCCGTATTCCCGATACGGAAGCTGTTATCTATGCCGCTATGGTAAAAAAGCTAAAACCGTTCCAGACCATCAAGGGGCGAAAAAATGCTATGAAGTCCAATCCAAAGCTGACCGCCCTGCAAGTAGAACTCGCGCAAATCCAGCACGAAATTGAAACGCTCATTGACACGCTGACCGGGGCAAATCCCGTCCTGCTCTCCTATGTGAACAGCAAGATTGAAGAACTGGACGGACGCAAGCAGGAGCTTGTCAAAAAGATAGCGGAGTTGAGTGTGGATACCATCAGCCCGGAACAGGTCAAAGAAATTTCCGGTTATCTGGACACATGGGAAGAAGTGGACTTTGACGATAAGCGGCGGGTGGTGGATTTGATGATTTCCGCAATTTACGCCACAAGCGAAAGTATCAACATCGTTTGGAAGATATGA
- a CDS encoding helix-turn-helix domain-containing protein: MAGPRTTVEAQAFYRMYHSYADIPNPWDRLRWCRYGLDLLQKEVAAMVGMEEWLYRDLESGIFHRSFTPELADKLAALYGIPVEDILDDYTLFLHRGGRAFLRRYREAKGWSRQQLAGHAKVSRTSIRCWESGQKTISQKCFCHLMENLGSDFPSMLRM, translated from the coding sequence TTGGCAGGCCCCCGCACCACCGTAGAGGCGCAGGCGTTCTACCGTATGTACCACTCTTACGCCGACATCCCGAACCCATGGGACCGTCTGCGTTGGTGCCGCTATGGTCTTGACCTGCTGCAAAAAGAGGTTGCTGCCATGGTTGGCATGGAGGAATGGCTCTATCGGGATCTGGAAAGCGGCATATTTCACCGCAGCTTTACGCCGGAACTTGCGGACAAGCTCGCCGCCCTTTACGGCATCCCGGTGGAGGATATTCTGGACGACTACACCCTGTTTCTGCACCGGGGCGGAAGAGCCTTCCTCCGCAGATACCGGGAGGCAAAAGGCTGGAGCCGTCAGCAGCTTGCCGGCCACGCAAAGGTCAGCCGGACAAGCATCCGCTGCTGGGAAAGCGGACAAAAGACCATCAGTCAGAAGTGCTTTTGCCATCTGATGGAAAACCTTGGTTCCGATTTTCCATCTATGCTTCGCATGTGA
- a CDS encoding glycoside hydrolase family 172 protein, with product MMFDCGLQNIFRLKNGQSRSINWENRNGEKGKGGMASSDLGPSRKGSPCIPKIEAGETVTLGEIQGEGMIQHIWITVTDRTSERNRYVLRDLVLRMYWDDEEFPSVECPLGDFFCCGFGVSYQVNSVPIAVNPTRGFNSYFPMPFRKNARITIENQCDEPIPAFFYQIDYCLTTVPEDAAYFHAQWRRQRITEKAKDYVVLDNIKGKGQYVGTYLALTSLERYWYGEGEMKFYIDGDKDYPTICGTGTEDYFGGAWSFATQQNGQTVENQYCTPYLGYPYYSSHDTFLHNDYHNDDQMPQRSFYRWHLLDPILFEKDLKVTLQQIGVSHGGLFERQDDVATTAYWYQTHPHVPFAPLMSRKERWPR from the coding sequence ATGATGTTTGATTGTGGTTTACAGAATATTTTCCGGCTGAAAAACGGACAGTCCCGTTCCATCAACTGGGAAAACCGGAACGGAGAAAAAGGAAAAGGCGGCATGGCATCCAGCGATCTTGGTCCGTCCAGAAAAGGTTCCCCGTGTATCCCGAAAATAGAAGCAGGAGAGACCGTAACACTTGGTGAGATCCAGGGAGAAGGCATGATTCAGCACATCTGGATCACCGTTACAGACCGTACCAGTGAACGTAACCGTTATGTTCTGCGGGATCTTGTTCTGCGCATGTACTGGGACGATGAAGAATTCCCATCCGTTGAATGCCCGCTTGGCGATTTCTTCTGCTGCGGCTTCGGTGTTTCCTACCAGGTAAACTCAGTCCCGATTGCTGTCAATCCGACCCGTGGTTTCAACAGCTATTTCCCGATGCCGTTCCGTAAAAACGCACGTATTACCATTGAAAATCAGTGTGATGAGCCGATTCCGGCCTTCTTTTATCAGATCGACTATTGCCTGACAACGGTTCCGGAGGATGCTGCCTATTTCCATGCCCAGTGGCGTCGTCAGCGCATAACGGAAAAGGCAAAAGACTACGTTGTCCTCGACAACATCAAAGGGAAAGGCCAGTACGTTGGAACTTATCTTGCGCTTACCAGCCTCGAACGCTACTGGTACGGAGAAGGTGAGATGAAATTCTACATCGATGGAGACAAGGATTATCCAACCATTTGCGGAACTGGAACAGAAGATTACTTCGGCGGTGCCTGGAGCTTTGCAACACAGCAAAATGGCCAAACCGTTGAAAATCAGTACTGTACTCCGTATCTTGGCTATCCTTACTACTCTAGCCACGATACCTTCCTTCATAATGATTACCACAATGATGATCAGATGCCACAACGCAGCTTCTACCGCTGGCACCTTCTTGATCCTATCCTTTTTGAGAAGGACCTTAAGGTAACTCTGCAGCAGATTGGTGTCAGCCACGGAGGTCTTTTTGAACGTCAGGATGATGTCGCTACCACAGCTTACTGGTACCAGACGCATCCTCATGTACCATTCGCGCCACTCATGTCCAGAAAAGAGCGCTGGCCAAGATGA
- a CDS encoding sigma-70 family RNA polymerase sigma factor has product MHFRRERRNGVVVSLQETLEAGKEDSALTLSDVLQDGFCMEDACERQDEARRLRRLIEGLPARERKLILLRYGLAGQPPLTQLETAQLLQISRSYVSRLETHALNQLRKGWLQESPGE; this is encoded by the coding sequence ATGCATTTTCGCAGGGAGCGCAGAAATGGTGTGGTCGTTTCCCTGCAGGAAACACTGGAAGCGGGAAAGGAGGACAGCGCACTGACCCTTTCCGATGTACTGCAGGACGGTTTCTGCATGGAGGATGCCTGTGAGCGGCAGGACGAGGCCCGGCGGCTGCGCAGGCTGATCGAGGGCCTGCCCGCCCGGGAGCGCAAGCTGATTCTGCTGCGGTACGGGCTGGCGGGTCAGCCGCCCCTGACCCAACTGGAAACGGCACAGCTGCTCCAGATCAGCAGAAGTTATGTCTCAAGGCTCGAGACCCACGCACTGAATCAGCTGCGCAAAGGTTGGCTTCAAGAATCACCGGGAGAATAA
- a CDS encoding DUF6551 family protein, with translation MLNSNLNLSTLPESTFTYQFVNSALLFPCMEYQRLLRTEKVASIAENFSEYIANDPKVSFRDGRYYVFDGQNTVEARRACNGGKDLPIRCKVFLGLSKEDEATLFALQTGISTCLTAGERLRANLVARNPDAIHFVRATVDTGVEFAYDGIRAAWKIYCIETAYELYKQYGRERYIEMLNIINEAWRGNVDAYLAGVIRGVTRFISVYEGEYDRERLVQQLARTHPKTITQLAQKDTGSSANRHMRQILRIYNGASREMSLPLKN, from the coding sequence ATGTTGAATTCCAACCTGAACCTCAGCACCCTGCCCGAAAGCACCTTTACCTACCAGTTCGTGAACAGCGCATTGCTCTTCCCCTGCATGGAATACCAGCGCCTTCTGCGCACGGAGAAGGTGGCATCCATTGCGGAAAACTTCTCGGAGTACATTGCGAATGATCCGAAGGTCAGCTTCCGGGATGGCCGCTATTACGTTTTTGACGGGCAGAACACGGTGGAGGCACGTCGGGCCTGCAACGGCGGTAAGGACCTGCCCATCCGCTGCAAGGTTTTCCTTGGTCTGAGCAAGGAGGACGAAGCAACGCTCTTTGCGTTGCAGACCGGCATTTCCACCTGCCTGACGGCGGGCGAACGTCTGCGTGCCAATCTGGTGGCAAGAAACCCGGATGCGATCCACTTTGTGAGAGCCACCGTAGATACCGGTGTGGAGTTTGCCTACGACGGCATCCGGGCAGCCTGGAAGATCTACTGCATCGAAACAGCATACGAACTCTACAAGCAGTACGGCAGGGAGCGCTATATTGAGATGCTGAACATCATCAACGAGGCGTGGCGGGGCAATGTGGATGCCTACCTTGCCGGGGTGATCCGGGGCGTGACCCGGTTTATCTCCGTCTATGAGGGCGAATACGACCGGGAACGGCTGGTGCAGCAGTTGGCACGAACCCACCCCAAGACCATCACCCAACTGGCGCAGAAGGATACCGGCAGCTCTGCCAACCGTCATATGCGGCAGATTCTTCGTATCTATAACGGTGCCAGCCGTGAGATGAGTCTGCCGCTGAAAAACTGA
- a CDS encoding response regulator transcription factor, with protein MEQILIVEDDSFLNKMLDYNLTADGYGVTSALNARTAAEAIRQREFDLVLLDINLPDGNGFELCKLIKPQHPDTIVIFLTANDQESDQIRGYEVGAVDYITKPFVIGALQRKIKAMFAMLEHHKPAKDIYDDGRLFLDFSEQTASLNGKPLTLSPMEYKMLNLFRKNPRQVLTRGQLLEKLWDIDERFVDEHTLTTSISRIRSKIESDGGAPYIKTVYGMGYQWTGGEAK; from the coding sequence ATGGAGCAGATTTTAATTGTCGAGGACGACAGTTTTTTGAATAAGATGTTAGACTATAACCTGACCGCAGACGGCTACGGCGTGACTTCTGCCCTAAATGCCAGAACCGCAGCCGAAGCCATCCGCCAGCGGGAATTTGATTTAGTGCTGCTGGACATCAACCTGCCGGACGGGAACGGTTTTGAACTGTGCAAGCTGATAAAGCCCCAGCACCCGGACACCATCGTAATATTCCTGACCGCCAACGATCAGGAGAGCGACCAGATACGGGGCTATGAGGTGGGCGCGGTGGACTACATCACAAAGCCCTTTGTAATCGGGGCCTTGCAGCGGAAGATCAAAGCCATGTTCGCCATGCTGGAACACCACAAACCGGCTAAGGACATTTACGATGACGGACGGCTGTTTCTGGACTTCTCGGAGCAGACGGCCTCCTTAAACGGCAAGCCCCTGACCCTATCCCCGATGGAGTACAAAATGCTGAACCTGTTTCGTAAAAATCCCCGGCAAGTGCTGACCCGTGGGCAGCTTTTGGAAAAGCTGTGGGATATAGACGAAAGGTTTGTGGATGAACACACCCTGACAACTTCCATCAGCCGGATTCGCAGCAAGATTGAATCCGACGGCGGCGCACCCTACATCAAGACCGTTTACGGCATGGGCTATCAATGGACGGGAGGCGAGGCAAAATGA
- a CDS encoding PAS domain-containing hybrid sensor histidine kinase/response regulator, with protein MKFDRRLTDEIYTSDTVRLGKNAFQAMRETVYHNGGVGTITGYYDAELSILSVSDLLLHNLNHSYASLMEQTKGSLKNLFYKKDAAFLDNARFRQLQGEGEGRILTADGSPVYVRLYKKDAVDTDGTPIWIMSVQMNWAYENLALVNESIHSALWYFECNENGEIVHVNWSHAFRQILGYHDILDFPNKLDSWSNLLHPEDYDRVMQLLLETIADKTNTTKYNVEYRLKMQDGQYQWFRASAEVIRRLDGSANRIAGIISNIDAEKRSRMQAQRAAAFHRAFTSANLCEYYVNLEKNTFDTFKVEPSLMTAFEQNYTWDGLVRFFVDNYVVEEDKKTVTNFYNRAYITEKLKGLETELRQECRIVLDGEERWVSNVVMRGEIEDSEYAMIFLRDITESKAETARRMQMASDNASMDLLIQSMVRLLDRFVVCDLENDRYRFYNLQGDMIYAPTGAYHDFVEQVAVRYKTLEPLAAMDALFSPENIRKNLQGENDIYKFEYCSIDENTYKIGSFIPLEWDGTKLVKALLASMDVSQEKKAEIESHKALKEAYRAAENASRAKTEFLSNMSHDIRTPMNAIVGLTAIAGANIESQDKVVECLGKITKSSRHLLGLINEVLDMARIESGRMSLAEEDFSLPELVDNLLTLTKPVIDEHHHQLEVHIEHIEHEAVCGDSLRIQQVFVNLMSNAVKYTPDGGNITLTIKEKPNGFSELGCYEFSIEDNGIGMTPEFQKIMFEPFSRADDHRTTKVQGTGLGMAIARNIVNLMNGDIQVESAPNKGTKITVTVYLKLQENEKEQEKELLDLPVLVVDDDKTCCESTVATLQEIGIAGEWVLTGKEAVERCAARHKTGRDYFAVILDWKMPEIDGIAAARKIRERVGEDVTIIILTSFDFSEIEEEARAAGVNAFMAKPLFRSRLTATLRQFTSGKKEKNARNYLEDFAKENYAGKRILLVEDNELNREIATEIIGMTGVTIDSAENGKIAVEKVMEAPEKWYDLIFMDIQMPIMNGYEATAAIRALAGSRGKVPIIAMTANAFAEDVQLAKNTGMNEHIAKPLDLNKLNDVLKQWL; from the coding sequence ATGAAATTCGATAGAAGACTTACAGATGAAATCTATACTTCCGATACGGTAAGGCTGGGAAAAAATGCATTTCAGGCCATGCGGGAGACGGTCTATCATAATGGCGGTGTCGGAACCATTACCGGGTACTATGATGCCGAATTGTCGATCCTGTCGGTCAGTGATCTGTTGCTGCATAATCTGAACCACAGCTATGCATCCCTGATGGAGCAGACAAAGGGTTCGTTGAAGAATCTTTTCTATAAGAAAGATGCCGCATTCCTTGACAATGCACGCTTTCGTCAGCTCCAAGGCGAAGGGGAAGGCCGGATCCTTACAGCAGATGGCTCTCCCGTCTATGTGCGTCTCTACAAAAAAGATGCAGTCGATACGGATGGAACGCCGATCTGGATCATGTCAGTACAGATGAACTGGGCGTATGAGAACCTTGCGCTGGTTAATGAATCCATCCATTCTGCACTATGGTATTTTGAGTGTAATGAAAACGGTGAGATCGTTCATGTGAACTGGAGCCATGCGTTCCGGCAGATCCTTGGATATCACGACATTCTGGATTTTCCGAACAAACTGGATTCGTGGTCAAACCTTCTGCACCCGGAGGACTATGACCGGGTAATGCAGCTGCTTTTGGAAACGATTGCGGACAAAACCAATACTACAAAGTATAATGTAGAGTACCGGCTGAAAATGCAGGATGGCCAGTACCAGTGGTTCCGGGCATCAGCGGAGGTGATACGTCGTCTGGATGGTTCGGCCAATCGAATTGCTGGAATCATCAGCAATATTGACGCGGAAAAAAGAAGCCGGATGCAGGCGCAGCGGGCGGCGGCATTTCACCGTGCATTTACCAGCGCAAACCTCTGCGAATACTATGTAAATCTGGAAAAGAATACCTTTGATACGTTCAAAGTGGAGCCCTCTTTGATGACGGCCTTTGAGCAGAACTACACATGGGATGGACTGGTCAGATTCTTTGTGGATAACTATGTGGTGGAAGAGGACAAAAAGACCGTAACGAATTTCTATAATCGCGCCTACATCACGGAAAAATTAAAGGGGCTGGAGACGGAGCTACGTCAGGAGTGCCGCATCGTTCTGGATGGGGAGGAACGATGGGTCAGCAACGTGGTCATGCGCGGCGAGATCGAAGATTCCGAATATGCGATGATTTTTCTGCGGGACATCACAGAGTCCAAAGCAGAGACGGCACGGCGGATGCAGATGGCCTCAGATAACGCATCGATGGATCTTTTGATCCAGAGCATGGTGCGTCTGCTGGACCGCTTTGTCGTCTGCGATTTGGAGAATGACCGGTATCGGTTCTATAACCTGCAAGGCGACATGATCTATGCGCCGACGGGGGCTTACCATGATTTTGTGGAGCAGGTGGCTGTAAGGTATAAGACGTTGGAGCCATTGGCGGCGATGGACGCATTGTTCTCACCGGAAAATATCCGAAAGAATCTGCAGGGCGAGAACGACATCTACAAATTTGAATACTGCTCCATAGATGAGAACACCTATAAGATCGGTTCCTTCATTCCGCTGGAGTGGGATGGCACAAAGCTGGTCAAAGCACTGTTGGCATCTATGGATGTGTCACAGGAGAAAAAAGCCGAGATCGAATCCCATAAGGCACTGAAGGAAGCGTACCGGGCAGCGGAAAACGCAAGCCGCGCCAAGACAGAATTTCTCTCCAATATGTCCCATGATATCCGTACACCGATGAATGCAATCGTTGGCTTGACCGCCATTGCGGGTGCGAATATCGAGAGTCAGGACAAGGTGGTCGAGTGCCTTGGCAAGATCACAAAATCGAGTCGTCATCTGTTGGGACTGATCAATGAAGTGCTGGATATGGCCAGAATCGAGAGCGGGCGAATGAGCCTTGCGGAGGAGGATTTCAGCCTGCCGGAGCTGGTCGATAACCTGCTCACCCTCACAAAACCGGTAATCGACGAGCACCACCATCAGCTCGAAGTCCACATTGAGCACATCGAGCACGAAGCGGTCTGCGGCGACAGCCTGCGCATCCAGCAGGTCTTTGTGAATTTGATGAGCAACGCCGTCAAGTACACCCCGGATGGAGGAAATATCACCCTTACGATCAAGGAAAAACCGAACGGCTTTTCGGAGCTTGGCTGCTACGAGTTTTCCATCGAGGACAACGGCATCGGTATGACGCCGGAATTCCAGAAGATCATGTTCGAGCCGTTCAGCCGGGCAGACGATCACCGGACGACCAAGGTGCAGGGCACCGGTCTTGGCATGGCCATTGCAAGAAACATCGTCAACCTGATGAATGGTGACATTCAGGTCGAAAGCGCTCCCAACAAGGGAACGAAGATCACGGTCACGGTCTATCTGAAGCTTCAGGAGAACGAGAAGGAACAGGAAAAAGAACTGCTCGATCTGCCGGTACTGGTCGTGGACGATGACAAGACCTGCTGCGAAAGCACCGTTGCAACCCTTCAGGAGATCGGCATAGCGGGCGAATGGGTCCTGACCGGCAAGGAAGCCGTGGAACGCTGCGCGGCGCGGCACAAGACCGGCCGCGACTATTTTGCGGTGATCCTGGACTGGAAGATGCCGGAAATAGACGGTATTGCAGCCGCCAGAAAAATCCGGGAACGGGTAGGAGAAGATGTCACGATCATCATCCTGACTTCCTTTGATTTCAGCGAGATCGAAGAAGAAGCCAGAGCAGCGGGCGTGAATGCGTTTATGGCAAAACCACTGTTCCGTTCCCGTCTTACGGCAACTCTGCGGCAGTTTACATCCGGGAAGAAGGAGAAAAACGCCCGGAACTATCTGGAAGACTTTGCGAAGGAAAACTATGCGGGTAAGCGGATCCTTCTTGTGGAAGATAACGAGCTGAACCGTGAGATCGCAACCGAGATCATAGGAATGACGGGCGTGACCATCGACAGCGCCGAAAACGGAAAAATTGCAGTCGAAAAGGTGATGGAAGCGCCAGAAAAGTGGTACGATCTCATTTTTATGGACATCCAGATGCCCATCATGAATGGTTACGAAGCCACTGCTGCGATCCGTGCGCTTGCCGGCAGCCGGGGCAAAGTGCCCATCATTGCCATGACGGCAAATGCCTTTGCCGAGGACGTGCAACTGGCAAAGAACACCGGCATGAATGAGCATATCGCCAAACCGCTTGATTTGAATAAGCTGAACGATGTGCTGAAACAGTGGCTGTGA
- a CDS encoding type II toxin-antitoxin system PemK/MazF family toxin gives MLPNNWRYLRGDIYYADMEPHIGSEQGGKRPVVVLQNNIGNRHSPTLIVATVTTWTEKKKNQPTHVLVDSNPAFEEPSMILLEQIFTIDKPRIERFMGYASKAEMLRIDMALLVSLALNVLSGNRSE, from the coding sequence ATGTTACCGAACAATTGGAGATATCTCAGAGGGGACATCTACTATGCAGACATGGAGCCGCATATCGGCTCGGAACAGGGAGGGAAACGCCCTGTGGTAGTTCTGCAGAACAACATTGGAAACCGTCATTCGCCTACATTGATCGTTGCAACTGTTACTACCTGGACGGAAAAGAAGAAAAACCAGCCCACCCATGTGCTGGTGGATTCCAACCCGGCTTTTGAAGAACCGTCCATGATTCTTCTGGAGCAGATCTTCACGATCGATAAACCCCGCATCGAACGCTTTATGGGCTATGCCAGCAAGGCTGAAATGCTCCGCATTGATATGGCTTTGCTGGTCAGTCTGGCTCTGAATGTTCTGAGCGGAAACCGCAGCGAATAG